The genomic region GTGCATCGCCCTCCGGGTCTCCAGTCATGGGATAGCGCAATGCGCCTGCAAAATCGTTGGGACGATGGCCATCTGTTGGCCTGCGATCAATCGTCCCGTCGTTTTGATCTGTGCTCTTCCTACCTGGTGAGTGCCCGGAGACTTCTTCGTCCCATCGACATCCAAACCACCGTGCAGTCGGACCAAGATCGTAGACCCGGAGGGCGATGCACAGGATGTGCATCGTTTTCCGATGAGACAAGGATGTCTCATCGGAAAATCCCGGCTTCGCCCCAGATTGCAGTTTGGAATTGGACTTGAATGTTTCTTTGGTTACTTTCTTGACTCGCGCCTACGGCGCTCGCCCTTCGGGCCGGCTTCGCCGTTCGCGCCGCTAGCGGCGCAGTGCGCCAAAGAAAGTAACTCGCGCACCAGCGCGAAAAAGATGCCAGGCTTTATCCGCACAATGAAGCAGTCCAAGTTTTTTTCGAGCAACTGCATCCATCCAGCACACATTCCCGTATACGCCGCCCCGCGACAAAATTTCGATTTTTATTCATCGGCACTGCATCCATACGCTGCAACGTCGCGTAACTCTCCGCGTACCGGTCTTCCGCGCAACGCCAACCCTCCCCGGCGCGGGAGGCCGGTCACTCCACCACCCCCACGGAGATCATCCAAGATGAACATCAAACTGCTCTCGGCCGCACTGGCCACCTCGATCGCGTTCGCAGGCGTCGCCCTTGCGGAACACCATGCCGGCATGCACGACAACCCGATGGTCGGCGGCGCCGCGATGCTGCCCACCAGGGACATCATCGACAACGCCGTGAACTCGAAGGACCACACCACTCTGGTCGCCGCCGTGAAGGCCGCCGGCCTGGTCGAAACGCTGAAGGGCAAAGGTCCGTTCACCGTGTTCGCGCCGACCAATGCCGCGTTCGACGCATTGCCGGGCGGTACCGTCGAAACGCTGCTGAAGCCCGCGAACAAGAGCACCCTGGCCAGCGTCCTCACCTATCACGTGGTGCCGGGACGCATCGACGGCGACGCGATCGCCGCGAAGATCAAGGCCGGCAAAGGCAGCGCCACCTACGCCACCGTGCAGGGCGGGACGCTGACCTTCAGGACGATGGGCAATGACGTCACCGTGACCGACAGCAAGGGCAACCGCGCCAAGGTCACGATCGCGAATGTCTACCAGAGCAACGGCGTCATCCACGTCATCGACAAAGTGCTGATGCCGAAATAAACGGCCGCATCCATGGCGCAACCATCGCAGACGCCGTGTTCGCGCGCGGCGTCTGCTTCGTTTCAGTCTTCGCCTGTCGGCTCTTCGCTGCGTTCCTGCTGCTGCATCCGCCAGAGCTGGGCGTAATAACCATCCTGCGACAACAGCGCGGCGTGATGGCCGCGCTCGATGATCTCGCCCTTGTCCATCACCAGGATCTCGTCCGCGTTCATGATCGTCGACAGACGGTGGGCGATCACGAAGGTCGTGCGGCCCTGGGCGATGCGATCGAGTTCCGACTGGATCGCCTGCTCGGATTTCGAATCGAGCGCCGAGGTCGCTTCGTCGAAGATCAGGATCGCGGGATTCTTCAGCAGTGCGCGGGCGATGGCGACGCGCTGTTTCTCGCCGCCCGACAGTTTCAGGCCGCGCTCGCCGACTTCGGTGTTGTAGCCGTCGGGCAGGCCGACGATGAGATCGTGGATATGCGCCGCGCGCGCCGCGCCCTCGACTTCCTCGCGGGTCGCGTCCGGGCGCCCGTACAGGATGTTGTAGTAGATGGTGTCGTTGAACAGCACCGTATCCTGCGGCACGATCGCGATCGCCTTGCGCAGGGAATCCTGGGTGTAATCGCGGATGTCGCGCAGCACGCCGTCGACATCCTCGATCGCGATGCGGCCGGCATCGATGTCGTAGAAACGATAGAGCAGCCGCGCGAGCGTGGACTTCCCGGAGCCCGAATGGCCCACCACGGCGACGGTGCCGCCGCGCGGCACTTCGAAGCCGACATCGCGCAGGATCTCGCGACGAGGGTCGTAGCCGAAGCGCACATGCTCGAACACGACCTTCGGCCGGTCCGCGCGCAGCGGCACCGCGTCGTCGCGGTCGCGCACGTCCATGCTTTCGTCGAGCAGTCCGAACAGGCGTTCGAGGTTGGTGAACGCCTGTTTCACCTCGCGGTACATCATGCCGAGCAGGTTCAGTGGCGCCGACAGCTGCAGCAACACCGCGTTGACGAATACCAGTCCGCCGATGGTCATCGTGCCTTCGACCACGCCGGCGGCAGCGCGCCACATCATCGCGGTGACGCCGAGCGAGACGATGGTGACCTGGCCGAGATTCAGGAGACCGAGCGTCTTGCGGCTCATCACCTGCGCTTCCTCGCGCTCCTGCAGGCTGATGTCGTAGCGGCGCGCTTCGTGTTCCTCGTTGCCGAAGTACTTGACCGTTTCGTAGTTCAGCAGCGAATCGACCGCGCGCTCGTTGGCGCGGGTGTCGGCCTCGACCGCAGCGCGGTAGTAGCGCGTGCGCCATTCGGTGACCATGAACGTGAAGACCATGTACGCCGCGAGCGTGACCAGGGTGATCGCCGCGAAGCCCCAGTCGTACATCCACACCAGGACGCCGGTGACCAGCGCGATCTCGAACAGCGTCGGCAGGATGGTGTAGATCATCCAGTCGAGCAGATCGGCGATCGCCGAGCCGCCGCGCTCGATGTCGCGGGCGACGCCGCCGGTGCGGCGGGCGAGATGGAAACGCAGCGACAGCGCGTGCAGATGGCGGAACACCTGCAGCGTCACCCGCCGCGACACTCGCGCCATCACCCGCGCGAACACGATCTGGCGGACTTCGGCGAAGAACGTCATGCCGACCCGCGCCGCGCCGTACGCCAGCAGCAGGCCGACCGGCAGCACCAGCAAGGCGGGATCCGTTTTGACGTCGAGCGCATCGACCAGTTTTTTCAGCACCGTCGGCACGGCGAGGCCCGCGACCTTGCCCGCGACCACCAGCGCCAGCGCCAGCAGGATGCGTCCGACGAACGGGCGCAGGTAGGGCAGGATTTCGCGCAGGATCTGTGTTTCGCTGCGCGCATGCGCCGGAAGCGCGACCGGGACAGGGTCCTGCGGCTGCGGATCCGCAGCGGTGACGGGTGGGGAAGTCATCGCGTCATCATGGGGCCTGCGGCGCCCGATTCAAAGCCGTATCGAAGGGCATCGAGCGTGCTTTTGCGCGGGATGCGCGGACGTGATTCACTGCGGAAATGGCTGTTTACGTCGACAACGCAGTGTTCCAATGGCGAGGAAAGCGCTGGGCGCACCTGCTGGCCGACGACCTCGACGAACTGCATGCCTTCGCCGTGCGCCTGGGTCTCCCGCGTCGTGCGTTCCAGGACAAGCGCAGTGGCGCGCATTACGACATCGACGCCGCGCTGCGCGAGCTGGCGCTGCGACTCGGCGCGATCGCGGTCTCGCGCCTGCAGGATCGCGAACGCATGCGTGCGATCATCGCGAATGCGAAACG from Lysobacter sp. harbors:
- a CDS encoding ABC transporter ATP-binding protein/permease, with product MTSPPVTAADPQPQDPVPVALPAHARSETQILREILPYLRPFVGRILLALALVVAGKVAGLAVPTVLKKLVDALDVKTDPALLVLPVGLLLAYGAARVGMTFFAEVRQIVFARVMARVSRRVTLQVFRHLHALSLRFHLARRTGGVARDIERGGSAIADLLDWMIYTILPTLFEIALVTGVLVWMYDWGFAAITLVTLAAYMVFTFMVTEWRTRYYRAAVEADTRANERAVDSLLNYETVKYFGNEEHEARRYDISLQEREEAQVMSRKTLGLLNLGQVTIVSLGVTAMMWRAAAGVVEGTMTIGGLVFVNAVLLQLSAPLNLLGMMYREVKQAFTNLERLFGLLDESMDVRDRDDAVPLRADRPKVVFEHVRFGYDPRREILRDVGFEVPRGGTVAVVGHSGSGKSTLARLLYRFYDIDAGRIAIEDVDGVLRDIRDYTQDSLRKAIAIVPQDTVLFNDTIYYNILYGRPDATREEVEGAARAAHIHDLIVGLPDGYNTEVGERGLKLSGGEKQRVAIARALLKNPAILIFDEATSALDSKSEQAIQSELDRIAQGRTTFVIAHRLSTIMNADEILVMDKGEIIERGHHAALLSQDGYYAQLWRMQQQERSEEPTGED
- a CDS encoding fasciclin domain-containing protein; translation: MNIKLLSAALATSIAFAGVALAEHHAGMHDNPMVGGAAMLPTRDIIDNAVNSKDHTTLVAAVKAAGLVETLKGKGPFTVFAPTNAAFDALPGGTVETLLKPANKSTLASVLTYHVVPGRIDGDAIAAKIKAGKGSATYATVQGGTLTFRTMGNDVTVTDSKGNRAKVTIANVYQSNGVIHVIDKVLMPK